Part of the Spirochaetaceae bacterium genome, TGGCACGACAGGCGCCAGTTCTCCTTGGCGTCGCGGAAGTTGATGTGCTGCTGCTCGGTCGGCAGGATGTCGCCGCCGCCGTCCAACACCTGGCAGCGGCACACGCCGCAGGTACCGCCGCCGCCGCATGCCGACGGCAGCATGACGCCGTTGCTCGACAGCGTGTTGAGCAGCGTGCCGCCGGCATCGGTCTCGATGGCTCCGGACTCGTCGCCGTTGATGGTGATCTTGATCTTGCGCTGCGGGCGCAGGCGCGCCTCCGCGGCAAGCAGCACTACGGTCAGCAGGCCGATGACGGCCGGGAACACGATGATGCTTCCCAATACCTGCAACATGGTTCGTCTGCCCCCTACAGTGAGATGCCGGAGAACGACATGAAGCCGATCGACATCAGGCCGGTCAGCAGCATGGTGATGCCGAGGCCGCGCAACGCCGGCGGTACGTTGGAGTAGCGGATCTTCTCCCGGATCGAAGCGAGCGCGATGATCGCCAGCGCCCAGCCGAAGCCGGACGACAGGCCGAACACCACCGACTCGCTGAACGAGTAGCTGCGCTCCACCATGAACAGCGAGCCGCCGAGAATCGAGCAGTTCACGGTGATCAGCGGCAGGTAGATGCCGAGCGCGTGGTACAGGCCGGTGGAGGTCTTCTCGATCACCATCTCCACCAACTGCACCATGGCGGCGATCACCGCGATGAAGGCGATGAAGTTGAGAAAGCTCAGGTCGACTTCCGCCATCGCCGGGCTGACCCACGCCAGGGAACCCGACTTGAGCAGGAACTCGTGCACCGCCCAGTTGATCGGCACGGTGATGCCGAGCACGAAGATCACCGCGAAGCCGAGGCCGATGGCGGTCTTGACCTGCTTGGACACCGCCAGGAACGAGCACATTCCCAGGAAGAAGGCGAGCAGGATATTCTCGACGAAGATCGCCTTGAGCGCCAGGTTTACCAGTTCCATCGCCTAAGCCTCCTCGGCGTAGCCGCTCATGCGGCGCTGCGCCCAGATCAACAGGCCCATCAGGATGAACGCCCCCGGTGCCAGCACCATGAGCCCGTTGTCCACGTAGCCGGCGTTGTACAGCGCGTGCGGGACGATCTGCACCCCGAATATCTTGCCGCTGCCGAACAGTTCGCGGCAGAAGCCGACGGCCAGGATCACCAGCGCGTAGCCGAGGCCGTTGCCGAGGGCGTCCAGCACGCTCGGCCACGGCTTGTTGGTCATCGCGAACGCCTCCAGGCGGCCCATGATGATGCAGTTGGTGATGATCAGGGCCACGAACACCGAGAGCTGCCGCGACACGTCGTAGGCGTACGCCTTCAGCACCTGGTCCACCACCACCACCAGCGACGCCACCACGGTCATCTGCACAATGATGCGCACGTTGTTGGGAATGAGGTTGCGCATCAGCGAGATGATCAGGTTGGAGAACACCAGCACGAAGATCACCGCGACCCCCATGACCAGCGACGGCTTGACCTGCGTGGTCACCGCCAGCGCCGAGCAGATGCCGAGCACCTGGATGGTGATCGGATTGTTGTCCGACAGCGGATCCTTGAGCACCGTCCGGTTCTGCGGCGAGAACAGCGGCTCGCGCTCGATGGCCGGTGCTACCGGGAGTACTTTCGGGTCTGCCATTCCTTACCTCCCCTGAGCCGTCTCGGCTCGTACCCGTCTGATGTAGGGTCCGTAGATGTTGAGTTTTTCGTCGAGCAAGTCGGTCACGCCGCGCCCGGTCATGCTCGCGCCGCTGATGCCGTCCACCGCGTAGGTGTGGTCGGCGGGGTTGGAATACACGTCACCCACCTTGCCCTTGACCACCTCGATGGAGCGCAACTCGCTGCCGTCGAAGATCTTCTTGCCGACGAAGTTGTCCTGAAACCAGGCCTGCTCGATCTCGGCGCCGAGGCCGGCGGTCTCGCCGTGCTTGTAGAACGTGATGCCCTGCACCGTGTCCAGGTCGTCGGACAAGGCCAGGTAGCCGTACAGGGTCGACCACAGCCCCTTGCCGAACACCGGTATGGCGTACACGCTCGCACGCCCGCCCTCGGTGACCACGAACACCGGCAGCCGCCAGGCGCCCGGATCGGGGTTCTCCAGCTCCTCCTCCAGGTCGACCCCCTCGGCGGTACTTCCCTCGATCACCTTGCCCTCGTGATCGACCAGGAAGCTCTGCACCGATTCGTCGTAGATGCTGTTCAACTCGTCCGCGCCGAGATCGTTGTCGCGGTCGACCAGGCCGACCGCCAGCAGGATGTTGGTGCGCATGTTCAGCTTCTCGTTGGCCTGCTGCGGCTCGCGCAGCGAGGTCGCGGCGAAGGACAGCACGAAGCCCCAGAACACCGTGATGATCAGGACGAACACCACCGAATAGAGTTTGCTGCGGTTCACCGTTCGTTACTCCGTAACCCGTGCGTTGGCCGCGGCCGGCACCGCGGCGCGCGCCAGCCGTTTCTTGACGTTGGAGCGCACCACGAAATGGTCGATCAGCGGTGCAAACATGTTCATGAACAGGATAGCGAGCATCACCCCTTCCGGGAACGCCGGGTTCAGTATTCGCACCAGGATCGACAGCACGCCGCACAGGAACCCGTAGATCAGCTTGCCGGTGTCGGTGGCGGCCGCGGATACCGGGTCGGTGGCCATGTAGGCGAGACCGAACGCGAACCCGCCCAGCGTCAGGTGATAGTGTATCGGAAGCGCCAGGAAGTGGCCCGGGTGGGGGGCGGCGAGATTCAGGATGGCGGCCATCAGCACGCCGCCGGCCAGCATCGAGGCCATGATGCGCCAACTGCCGACCCCGGTAATCAGCAGCAGTCCGATGCCGAGCAGGATCGCCAGCGTCGAGGTCTCTCCGATGCTGCCGGGGATCAGCCCGATGAACGAGTTCAGCCAGGTCACGCCCTGCGCGGCGAGCACGTCGACGATCGGCGCCTCCGCACCCTCGGCGACCACCGCCAGCGGCGACGCCGCCGCGTAGCCGTCCAGGGCCACCCACACGCGGTCGCCGGAGATCTGCGCCGGGTAGGCGAAGAACAGGAACGCGCGCACCACCAGCGCCGGGTTGAAGATGTTCATGCCGGTGCCGCCGAAGATCTCCTTGCCGATGATCACCCCGAACGTGGTGGCCACCGCGAGCTGCCACAGCGGGATGCTCGGCGGCACGATCAGCGCTACCAGGAACCCGGACACCAGGAACCCCTCGCTCACCTCGTGGCGGCGAATCACCGCGAACAGGAACTCCCAGCCCAGCCCGACGGCGTAGGTGACGATCAGGATCGGCAGGAAGCGGATCAGCCCCTGCACCACCGCCTGCACGAACGTGAAGCTGACCCCCATGGCGCACACGTCGGCGCCGGAGACGCCGCACTCCGCAAGCAGGCGCTGGTAGCCGATGTTGAAGATGCCCACCAGCGTGCACGGGATGAGGGCGAAGATCACCGTCACCATCATCCGCTTGGAGTCGAAGTCGTCGCGGATGTGGGCGCCGGCGTGGGTGCGGTTGGGCAGCACGAACGCCAGGGTCGCGAACGCGTCGTACGCCGGGTACAGCTTCTCCAGCTTGCCGCCCTGTTCGAACAGCGGTTCGACCCGCTCCAACAACCCTTTCAGCAACTGCTGCACGTCTATCCTGCTCCTCCGGCTCCGGGAAATCCGCCGTCTACGTTTCGCGCTCGATGAAGTCGAGCCCGCGCCGGGTAATCTGCTGCCACTCGATCTTGGACGGGCAGATGTACTCGCACAGCGCGACATCTTCCTCCGCGATCTCGTGGATGCCGAGGCCCTCCATCTCCGGGATGTCCTCGGCCATGATGCTCTTCATCAGGAACTCCGGGTGCACGTCGATCGGCAGCACCTCGCGGTAGATGCCGGTGGCGATGAACGCGCGCTCGCCGCCGTGCAGGCCGGTGTGCTTGCGCACCGGGCGCGACCGCGCCAGCCAGGTCGACAGAAAGGTGCGCGAGCGGCTGCCGGCCGTGAACCCCGGCAGCACCCAGCCGAGCAGCTCCGGCTCCACCACCTCCGGCAGCACGGTGAGCGAACTGTCGAAGAAACCCAGGTAGCCGGCCGGAGTGATCTGGCGCCCGGTGAGCGGGTTGCCGGAGATGAAGCGCACCTGGTCGTCGGCCAGATCGCCGCCGAGAACGTCGACCTGGGCACCGTGCACGGTGCGCAGGTAGCACGGATCGGGGACCGCCGAACCGGCCACCGCCACGGTCACGGTCGGATCGATGGCGCCGGTCGCGAACAGGGCGCCGATCATCAGCACGCCCTTCAGGCAGCAGGTCCACACCACGTCTCCGCGTCCGCTGATCGGCGCCAGGTGGTGAATGTGAACGCCGGCGTTGCCGGATGGGTGCGGCCCCACGAAGGTGTTCACCTGCACGTTGCCGATCGCCGACAGGTCGGGCAGCGGCGGCGTGTCGGGGCCGATGCAGACGTGCACGGTACCGGGGGTCAGCGCGGCCAGCGCGGCGATGCCGGCGGCGAAGTGGTCCTCGCGGCCGGCCAGCAGCATGTCCGGGCGCGCCGCCAGGGGAGCGGTGTCGTGCACGGCAACGAAGATGTCGCGCGGCGTGGCGGTGGGGTCGGCCAGCCGCGCCAGCGGGCGCTGCACGAGAAACGGAAACAGGCCCGAACGCAGCAGCGCGGCGAGCACGGCGTCGCGGCCGGCGGACGGCCCCGGCACCTCGAAGGTGTCGGCGCCGCGGCCGCCGTCGAGGCGGACGATCACTTCCTCGATGGCGCGGCGGGCGCCGCGGTTGACGTTGACCACCATGCCGCTCACCGGCGAGGTGAACAGCACGTCGGTAAATGTCTTGTCGTGGAACAGCGGCGTGCCGACCTTGACCTGATCGCCCTCTTCGATGTCGAGCCGCGCGATCAGGCCGTGGAAGTCCCTCGGTTTGATGGCCACGGTGGTCGGCGCCGGTGCGTCCGCGACCGCGGCGGCGGCGACCCCCTCAAGAGGAATGTCGTATCCCCGTTTGAGCTCGATGGTTGCCATTCACTCCTCTCTGCGCCGGCGGCATGACGGCAGCACGCCGGCTCCGGACGGCATGCGCGCCGCGGCTGGTACGGTCTGTCGCTGATACCTGCTAATCACGAAGTTTCACGTCAGGTGATCGACGGCTCGGCGGTTGTCGCACGCGTGCCATTCGCGCGGTGCATCCGCTGCCCCGGTAATATATAGGAAATAAACACGGCGATTGCAACAACCGCCGCGCATCCGCCGCGCACGCCGTCGAACGCGGGGCGCCGGCACGACGTTCGGGTCACCCGTGGTGCCGCAGCCTGGCCTCCAACTCCGCGACGCGCGCTTCGGCCGCCGCCCGCGCTTGTGCTTCCGCCTCGGCCAGAGCTTCCGCCGCCGCCCGCGCTTGTGCTTCCGCCGCGATCCGCGTCTCCGCCGCCGCCCGCGCTTGTGCTTCCGCCGCGGCCCGCGCTTCCGCCGCGGTGCGCGCTTGTGCTTCCGCCGCCGCTCGCGCCTCCGCTTCGGCATGCGATGGCAGGTACTCCCCGGTTACCGGGTCGTGGAAACGCAGGCCGTCCTTCGTGACGTGCAGCTCCAGCCCCAGGACGCCGCTCGCCAGCGCCGGCAACCGGCCCGCCGTCCGGCGCGGCGCCATCGGCACGTACGCTCCGCCGGTCAGCCTCTGCCCCCGCAACACCGGCTCCAAGTAGTCCCCGGTCGGATCGTATTGCCAGTACTCCGCCACGCCCAACCGCCGATACAGCTCCCGCTTGGACCCCTGATCCTCCGCCCACGTGCTGCGCGAGGTGATCTCCAGCACGAAGTCCGGCACCCTGCCCTCGTGCCACACTTGGTAGATCCGCCGGTCGTGGTTCGGCACTCCGAGCACCACGAACACGTCCGGCGCCACGGACGCTCGCGGGTTGCCCTCTTCGTAGTAGATCAGCAGGCTGCCGGCGACGTACACGTCGTTGCGTTTGCGGCGATCACGGAAATGGACGCGCAAACCTTCCCGTGCGTAGACCAGGTAGTTGAGTTGAAAGTCGCTTTCCGCCACCGGCTTGCCGTCCGAGTCGGGGTACTCGACCACGACCGGAGCGGCCATCGAACTGCTCATCGCGCCACCTCCTCACGGGCCGGCATCAGCATAGCGGAGCGGCGCGGGCAGCGCCAACCCGGCGCGCGCCGTCCGCGATCGGGGGCGCCTGGCGTCCGGCTCACGGCGCGGCGACGGCGCCGCCGAGCGGAAGCGTGCGCATCGAGTCCTCGATCTCGCCCGCCGGCGGCATCGACGGCTGCGCGCCGGGGGGCGACGCGGTGGTGCGGCTGGAATCGCAGGACGGCTCGGTGCTGTACGACCGCCGGGAGCTCAAGGTGACGTCGCAGCGACCGGGCCAAGTAGCCCGGCCGGTGGTGAGTGCGCGCAACGCGGCGCTACAGGTGGACTGGGAGGCGCCGACGGACGGCGGCACGCCGACGCATTACGACGTGGGGTATCGGGCGGGCACGACCGGGGCGTGGACCGAGACGGAGGTGCGCGGCCGCACGTCCACGACCATCAGCGAGCTCGAGAACGGCACGCGCTACCAAGTGCGGGTGCGCGCGACGAACACGACGGGGGACGGGGATTGGTCGGAGATCGTGACGGGGACACCGCAGGTTGAAGCTCCGATCGTTGAGCCAGGTCCCGAACCAGGACCCACAAGCGTTTCTAGTTGTGGTTCCCTGGTACCGGGAGCCCTAGCTGCACCCCGTGATCTAGACGTAATTCCTCAGTCTCAGCAGCGTGCTCTATTGACTTGGATCGGTACCAACGCGGCATCGCACTACGACGTCCGTATTAGTGAAGTTTCGAGAACAGCCGGCAATAGCGCAACCTATCGAACGACCAATCCCTGTTACGTCATCTATTTGGACAGAATTATTGTCGCCAATCCGACGCGAGGTTTTCACCATTCCCGAGCATTTCAGCTTCAAGTTGAAGCAAGTGACGGAAACATGACTCGTAGCAGTGAGACGATAACCATTATCGATACGCCAATTACGGTGGCTAACGGCAACAGCACAGGTTCGAATTCTGCTGAACTCAGATGGACTTCAGTAAAGGATATCCTGAACAACAATAACTATTCTGCCGGTGCGTATGACTTGCGATATCGTCCGGCTTCTGGCAACCATGCACAACTTGATTGGCAGCCGGAGGATCTTGTTTCTGTTCACTCTCCAAGAAGAAACGTGGCAAGTCCGTTGACATTGACTGGGCTGGTGCCTCGTCAAGTCTACGCCATTCAGTTGATCTATCGAGAGGGATCCAGTACTTCGTACGATACCGACGTCTTTGCCGCACGTTATTCTTATGTCTGGCCGTCGTCATCTCCGGCAGCGTCTTCCGAATCGAGCGCGCCGCAATGGGTTGCGGGGATGCCGCTTCGCTTTCCTCTGCCCAGCACGACGTACGAGTATCGGATCTGTAAAGACACGTTTCCCGTAGGCAAGCAGGGAGACTGGTCGGCCTTTATCCAACATGCCTTCGAGCAATGGGAACTCGCCACTGGCGGCGTCGTGACCATGACGTATAACAGTGAAGATTGCACCGACTATTCGAACGTAGTCGACGAAGTCCTGGAAGAAGTCCGTTCCCGTACAGGCCTCCCTGATACCAGTTTCCGAAATGCCGTGGTTGCAATCCTTAGTCGCCTTCGGTGGACCGACATACGACCAAATCAGATCGACGACAGCCGCCTCAATGAAATCATCATGTTAGACGACATCGATTGGGGGGCTGACCTTTCGAGAGTTTCAGACTACGATAGACGACGCGAATTTGCATTCTCAGAGTTTGCCGACAGTTTGGGTTTCGGCCTTCGCGACTGCTGGGGAGGTTATGGTTCAAAGAACCAATCGACCATCGCGTGCGCGATTCCGACAAAGCGCGTGGGATTTGAGGGATATACAACCGACATCTTCCTGCGAAGAACCAAGGTCGAGCACGATCCTCTGGCCCTCCCTGGTGGTGACGCGAATGTGGATCCTGGTGATATCTCGTTCAATAAGTGTCCTGCCGTATCTAAATTCAGCGTTTATGGCGTATTGGTTCACGAGGTCGGCCACGCGCTTGGCATTCGCAGTCAGCATGGGGACTACTCGGCGCACCCGGCGTTTAGAGACACCGTCATGACGGCAGGGATCACTGATTTCAACTGTTCGCCTCACCCTCTCGACGTGTTGGCGATGCGTGCGTTGTACCAGTCGCGGTAGTGCTCACGATGCTCGAACTCAGTACTCGCGCAGGTCGGTGGTGGGCGACGCTCGCTTCGTTGACGCTTGCAGTCGCGCTAAGCATGGCGGGCTGTGGGAACGAGACGTTTCCCGACATCGATCGTGTGCCTGACTCCATTTCGCGGGAACCGGTGTATTACCCACAATGCCCCGGCCTCAATCGTGAATGGCTGCAGGAGCCGACGGGCCTGCATGAAGCGGACAAGGAGGTCCATACCCTTGCTCTCCAGTGGCTGTCGGATGGGTCGGGGGTGCTGTTCACCAAT contains:
- the nqrC gene encoding NADH:ubiquinone reductase (Na(+)-transporting) subunit C, which translates into the protein MNRSKLYSVVFVLIITVFWGFVLSFAATSLREPQQANEKLNMRTNILLAVGLVDRDNDLGADELNSIYDESVQSFLVDHEGKVIEGSTAEGVDLEEELENPDPGAWRLPVFVVTEGGRASVYAIPVFGKGLWSTLYGYLALSDDLDTVQGITFYKHGETAGLGAEIEQAWFQDNFVGKKIFDGSELRSIEVVKGKVGDVYSNPADHTYAVDGISGASMTGRGVTDLLDEKLNIYGPYIRRVRAETAQGR
- a CDS encoding fibronectin type III domain-containing protein produces the protein MRIESSISPAGGIDGCAPGGDAVVRLESQDGSVLYDRRELKVTSQRPGQVARPVVSARNAALQVDWEAPTDGGTPTHYDVGYRAGTTGAWTETEVRGRTSTTISELENGTRYQVRVRATNTTGDGDWSEIVTGTPQVEAPIVEPGPEPGPTSVSSCGSLVPGALAAPRDLDVIPQSQQRALLTWIGTNAASHYDVRISEVSRTAGNSATYRTTNPCYVIYLDRIIVANPTRGFHHSRAFQLQVEASDGNMTRSSETITIIDTPITVANGNSTGSNSAELRWTSVKDILNNNNYSAGAYDLRYRPASGNHAQLDWQPEDLVSVHSPRRNVASPLTLTGLVPRQVYAIQLIYREGSSTSYDTDVFAARYSYVWPSSSPAASSESSAPQWVAGMPLRFPLPSTTYEYRICKDTFPVGKQGDWSAFIQHAFEQWELATGGVVTMTYNSEDCTDYSNVVDEVLEEVRSRTGLPDTSFRNAVVAILSRLRWTDIRPNQIDDSRLNEIIMLDDIDWGADLSRVSDYDRRREFAFSEFADSLGFGLRDCWGGYGSKNQSTIACAIPTKRVGFEGYTTDIFLRRTKVEHDPLALPGGDANVDPGDISFNKCPAVSKFSVYGVLVHEVGHALGIRSQHGDYSAHPAFRDTVMTAGITDFNCSPHPLDVLAMRALYQSR
- a CDS encoding NADH:ubiquinone reductase (Na(+)-transporting) subunit B produces the protein MQQLLKGLLERVEPLFEQGGKLEKLYPAYDAFATLAFVLPNRTHAGAHIRDDFDSKRMMVTVIFALIPCTLVGIFNIGYQRLLAECGVSGADVCAMGVSFTFVQAVVQGLIRFLPILIVTYAVGLGWEFLFAVIRRHEVSEGFLVSGFLVALIVPPSIPLWQLAVATTFGVIIGKEIFGGTGMNIFNPALVVRAFLFFAYPAQISGDRVWVALDGYAAASPLAVVAEGAEAPIVDVLAAQGVTWLNSFIGLIPGSIGETSTLAILLGIGLLLITGVGSWRIMASMLAGGVLMAAILNLAAPHPGHFLALPIHYHLTLGGFAFGLAYMATDPVSAAATDTGKLIYGFLCGVLSILVRILNPAFPEGVMLAILFMNMFAPLIDHFVVRSNVKKRLARAAVPAAANARVTE
- the nqrE gene encoding NADH:ubiquinone reductase (Na(+)-transporting) subunit E, whose amino-acid sequence is MELVNLALKAIFVENILLAFFLGMCSFLAVSKQVKTAIGLGFAVIFVLGITVPINWAVHEFLLKSGSLAWVSPAMAEVDLSFLNFIAFIAVIAAMVQLVEMVIEKTSTGLYHALGIYLPLITVNCSILGGSLFMVERSYSFSESVVFGLSSGFGWALAIIALASIREKIRYSNVPPALRGLGITMLLTGLMSIGFMSFSGISL
- a CDS encoding NADH:ubiquinone reductase (Na(+)-transporting) subunit D, with amino-acid sequence MADPKVLPVAPAIEREPLFSPQNRTVLKDPLSDNNPITIQVLGICSALAVTTQVKPSLVMGVAVIFVLVFSNLIISLMRNLIPNNVRIIVQMTVVASLVVVVDQVLKAYAYDVSRQLSVFVALIITNCIIMGRLEAFAMTNKPWPSVLDALGNGLGYALVILAVGFCRELFGSGKIFGVQIVPHALYNAGYVDNGLMVLAPGAFILMGLLIWAQRRMSGYAEEA
- a CDS encoding Na(+)-translocating NADH-quinone reductase subunit A, translating into MATIELKRGYDIPLEGVAAAAVADAPAPTTVAIKPRDFHGLIARLDIEEGDQVKVGTPLFHDKTFTDVLFTSPVSGMVVNVNRGARRAIEEVIVRLDGGRGADTFEVPGPSAGRDAVLAALLRSGLFPFLVQRPLARLADPTATPRDIFVAVHDTAPLAARPDMLLAGREDHFAAGIAALAALTPGTVHVCIGPDTPPLPDLSAIGNVQVNTFVGPHPSGNAGVHIHHLAPISGRGDVVWTCCLKGVLMIGALFATGAIDPTVTVAVAGSAVPDPCYLRTVHGAQVDVLGGDLADDQVRFISGNPLTGRQITPAGYLGFFDSSLTVLPEVVEPELLGWVLPGFTAGSRSRTFLSTWLARSRPVRKHTGLHGGERAFIATGIYREVLPIDVHPEFLMKSIMAEDIPEMEGLGIHEIAEEDVALCEYICPSKIEWQQITRRGLDFIERET
- a CDS encoding Uma2 family endonuclease, whose amino-acid sequence is MSSSMAAPVVVEYPDSDGKPVAESDFQLNYLVYAREGLRVHFRDRRKRNDVYVAGSLLIYYEEGNPRASVAPDVFVVLGVPNHDRRIYQVWHEGRVPDFVLEITSRSTWAEDQGSKRELYRRLGVAEYWQYDPTGDYLEPVLRGQRLTGGAYVPMAPRRTAGRLPALASGVLGLELHVTKDGLRFHDPVTGEYLPSHAEAEARAAAEAQARTAAEARAAAEAQARAAAETRIAAEAQARAAAEALAEAEAQARAAAEARVAELEARLRHHG